A genome region from Ottowia testudinis includes the following:
- a CDS encoding cation:proton antiporter: protein MSVGAAAQEIGVHKAEAVLFFTLLQLTVVVLAGRIGSTLAARFGQSTAVGEIIVGILLGPSLFGLLAPGAFNYVFHSAPGEPMQVLSQIGLILLMFQIGLEFDFGHLTERRNRRAVMWVSAAGLLLPFVLGGALGWFIAPFLGGPNAAALATALFVATAFSITALPILGRILIEFDMTQRPLGVIAISAAAINDVVGWLLLALVTTLSVSQFQAGGFALNVGAVGLFAALSWWGLRPLLKRLVGWAQRQTPRDGEPQALPNNLLGVLLAAIFIGAMTTYQLGIFAIFGGFMLGVLLHDERALADAWRDRMGQFVTVFFLPIFFTYTGLRTNIGSLDTPVLWGWCALVIGLATVGKFCGSYLAARFVGLPKAESKVLGILMNTRALMELIVINVGYDLGVISQNLFTMLVLMAIFSTVVTSPLLRRWLPRCAPES from the coding sequence ATGAGCGTCGGGGCCGCCGCGCAGGAGATCGGTGTCCACAAGGCCGAGGCGGTGCTTTTCTTTACCCTGCTTCAGCTCACCGTGGTGGTGCTGGCCGGGCGCATCGGCAGCACGCTGGCAGCGCGGTTCGGGCAGTCGACGGCGGTCGGCGAGATCATCGTCGGCATTCTGCTCGGGCCGTCGTTGTTCGGCCTGCTGGCGCCGGGTGCGTTCAACTACGTCTTCCATTCGGCGCCGGGCGAGCCGATGCAGGTGCTCTCGCAGATCGGCCTGATTCTGCTGATGTTCCAGATCGGGCTGGAATTCGACTTCGGCCATCTGACCGAGCGCCGCAACCGCCGTGCCGTGATGTGGGTGTCGGCGGCCGGCTTGCTGCTGCCGTTTGTGCTGGGCGGGGCGCTGGGCTGGTTTATTGCCCCGTTTCTGGGCGGCCCGAACGCTGCGGCGCTGGCCACGGCGCTGTTCGTGGCCACGGCGTTTTCGATCACCGCGTTGCCGATCCTGGGCCGCATCCTGATCGAGTTCGACATGACGCAGCGGCCGCTGGGCGTGATCGCCATCAGCGCCGCCGCCATCAACGATGTGGTCGGCTGGCTGCTGCTGGCTTTGGTGACGACGCTGTCGGTGTCGCAGTTCCAGGCCGGCGGGTTCGCGCTCAACGTCGGGGCGGTCGGCTTGTTCGCGGCGTTGTCGTGGTGGGGATTGCGGCCGCTGCTCAAGCGCTTGGTCGGCTGGGCGCAACGCCAGACACCGCGCGACGGTGAGCCCCAGGCGCTGCCCAACAACCTGCTGGGCGTGCTGCTGGCGGCGATCTTCATCGGCGCCATGACGACCTACCAGCTGGGCATCTTCGCGATCTTCGGCGGCTTCATGCTGGGCGTGCTGCTGCACGACGAACGCGCGCTGGCCGACGCCTGGCGCGATCGCATGGGCCAGTTCGTGACCGTGTTCTTCCTGCCAATCTTCTTCACCTACACCGGGCTGCGCACCAATATCGGCAGCTTGGACACGCCCGTGCTGTGGGGTTGGTGCGCGTTGGTGATCGGCTTGGCGACGGTGGGCAAGTTCTGCGGCAGCTATCTGGCGGCGCGTTTCGTGGGCCTGCCCAAGGCCGAATCGAAGGTGTTGGGGATTTTGATGAACACCCGTGCGCTGATGGAGCTGATCGTCATCAACGTCGGCTACGACCTGGGCGTGATCTCGCAAAACCTGTTCACCATGCTGGTACTGATGGCGATTTTCAGCACGGTGGTGACATCGCCGCTGCTGCGCCGTTGGTTGCCGCGCTGCGCCCCCGAAAGCTGA
- the fabG gene encoding 3-oxoacyl-ACP reductase FabG, translating into MSHAAPARRALVTGASGAIGGAIARALATEGLHVLAHANRNRAAAEQLVAGIRAAGGAADSVVFDVTDGAACAAALAKVLESGPIQVLVHNAGVHDDGVFAGLRAEQWQRVIDVNLNGFFHVAQPLMLPMLRTRWGRIVAITSVAGQAGNRGQVNYAAAKSALHGAVKSLALECASRGVTVNAVAPGVVASEMSAGAFDAAAIQRMVPMGRAGQPREVADLVAFLASDKAAYISGQTIGINGAMYQ; encoded by the coding sequence ATGAGCCATGCAGCGCCCGCACGCCGTGCCCTGGTCACCGGCGCCAGCGGCGCCATCGGCGGTGCCATCGCGCGTGCGCTGGCGACCGAAGGCTTGCACGTGCTGGCCCACGCCAACCGCAACCGGGCGGCGGCCGAGCAGCTGGTGGCCGGCATCCGCGCGGCTGGCGGCGCGGCCGACAGCGTGGTGTTCGACGTCACTGACGGAGCCGCCTGCGCCGCCGCGCTGGCCAAGGTGCTGGAGTCCGGTCCGATTCAGGTGCTGGTGCACAACGCCGGCGTGCACGACGACGGTGTGTTTGCGGGTCTGCGCGCCGAGCAGTGGCAACGCGTGATCGACGTCAACCTGAACGGCTTCTTCCACGTGGCCCAGCCCCTGATGCTGCCCATGCTGCGCACGCGCTGGGGCCGCATCGTGGCCATCACCTCGGTGGCTGGGCAGGCCGGAAACCGCGGCCAGGTGAACTACGCCGCCGCCAAATCGGCGCTGCACGGCGCGGTCAAGTCGCTGGCGCTTGAGTGCGCCAGCCGCGGCGTGACGGTGAACGCGGTGGCGCCCGGCGTCGTCGCCAGCGAGATGAGCGCTGGCGCCTTCGACGCCGCCGCCATCCAGCGCATGGTGCCCATGGGCCGCGCCGGGCAACCGCGCGAGGTAGCCGATCTGGTGGCGTTTCTGGCCTCCGACAAGGCCGCTTACATCTCGGGCCAGACCATCGGCATCAACGGGGCCATGTACCAATGA
- a CDS encoding 3-hydroxylacyl-ACP dehydratase yields the protein MNHPETSSAWPGVAGQGHDWIAARVPHQGTMCLLDRVLNASPDAIRCAATSHRAAHHPMRQHGRLGAACGVEYAAQAMALHGALQAEQRGLPRPRRGLLVSVRGVTLHVARLDDVAGEITVMAQCEAESVDLCQYAFALHAGERPLVEGRATVMLDVSGPDSP from the coding sequence ATGAATCACCCCGAAACGTCCTCGGCGTGGCCCGGTGTCGCCGGCCAGGGCCACGACTGGATCGCTGCCCGCGTACCGCACCAGGGCACGATGTGCCTGCTGGATCGCGTGCTGAACGCTTCGCCCGATGCCATCCGCTGCGCCGCCACCAGCCACCGCGCCGCACATCACCCGATGCGCCAGCACGGCCGCCTAGGCGCGGCCTGCGGTGTGGAGTACGCCGCGCAGGCCATGGCTCTGCACGGGGCACTGCAAGCCGAGCAGCGTGGCCTGCCGCGGCCCCGCCGCGGGCTGCTGGTCAGCGTGCGCGGCGTCACGCTGCACGTGGCGCGGTTAGACGATGTGGCGGGCGAGATCACCGTGATGGCCCAGTGCGAAGCCGAGAGCGTCGATCTGTGCCAATACGCCTTCGCGCTGCACGCGGGCGAGCGGCCGTTGGTGGAAGGCCGCGCCACCGTGATGCTCGATGTTTCGGGGCCAGATTCGCCATGA
- a CDS encoding beta-ketoacyl synthase chain length factor produces the protein MTAREPITVWVDGVGLLAPGIADWGAGRALLRGEAGHVGERTVLPAPELLPAAERRRASRIIKAALAAGLQACRAADADPAGLPNVFASSGGDGDNCHQLCELLASGDRQISPTRFHNSVHNAASGYWSIATGATSAAQVLGAHDASVAAGLLEAMTQIDASGAPVLLVCADSEYPEPLNAKRPIQDASAFALVLTPARGPRSIAKLELPRHGAFRDDAGDAHLPPTLAALMPTMPPMRGLPLLAALAAGQAGAVALAYWPPQWLWLKVAPA, from the coding sequence ATGACCGCGCGCGAGCCCATCACCGTCTGGGTCGACGGCGTGGGCCTGCTGGCGCCCGGCATCGCCGATTGGGGCGCCGGCCGCGCGTTGTTGCGCGGTGAAGCCGGCCATGTTGGCGAACGTACCGTGCTGCCGGCGCCGGAGCTGCTGCCCGCCGCCGAACGGCGGCGCGCCAGCCGCATCATCAAGGCGGCACTGGCTGCTGGCCTGCAGGCCTGTCGAGCCGCGGACGCCGACCCGGCCGGACTGCCCAACGTTTTCGCCAGTTCGGGCGGCGACGGCGACAACTGCCATCAGCTGTGCGAGTTGTTGGCCAGCGGCGACCGGCAGATTTCGCCCACGCGCTTTCACAACTCGGTGCACAACGCCGCGTCGGGCTACTGGTCAATCGCCACCGGTGCCACGTCTGCGGCACAGGTGTTGGGCGCCCACGATGCCAGCGTGGCCGCTGGTCTGCTGGAAGCCATGACGCAGATCGACGCCAGCGGCGCGCCGGTACTGCTGGTCTGCGCCGACAGCGAATACCCCGAGCCGCTGAATGCCAAGCGGCCCATCCAGGACGCCAGTGCGTTTGCCCTGGTGTTGACGCCGGCGCGTGGCCCACGTTCGATCGCTAAATTGGAGTTGCCACGCCACGGCGCTTTTCGAGACGATGCGGGCGATGCCCACTTGCCGCCCACACTGGCTGCGCTGATGCCCACGATGCCGCCGATGCGCGGCTTGCCGCTGCTGGCCGCGCTGGCGGCGGGCCAGGCCGGCGCGGTGGCATTGGCGTATTGGCCGCCCCAATGGCTGTGGCTGAAGGTGGCGCCCGCATGA
- a CDS encoding beta-ketoacyl-[acyl-carrier-protein] synthase family protein: MTLALTAYTASSAVGHGRAALLDALRAGRGGLEPCDFETAQLQTWIGEVPGVDTVKLPLELAAYDCRNNRLALLGLRADGFEQAARAAMARHGAERVALVLGTSTSGILSAELAYRERDASGALPEWFDYGRTHNTGSLVAFVRDLMGLRGPAFAISTACSSSAKAFAAADRLIAAGLADAAIVGGVDSLCLTTLYGFASLELTSSEPCRPGDVARQGVSIGEAAVFALLERSDQSDAAVVLNGWGEASDAHHMSAPHPEGRGSRAAMQGALARAGLAPADIDYINLHGTATPANDVAEGLAVASVFGTSFGSGLPCSSTKGMTGHTLGAAGALEAVVSALALEHGLVPASVGTRVPDPAIPVALALQPSAAKLRHVLSNSFGFGGSNASLVLSRRAA; encoded by the coding sequence ATGACGCTGGCCCTGACCGCCTACACCGCGAGCAGTGCTGTCGGCCACGGCCGCGCCGCCCTGCTGGACGCCTTGCGCGCCGGCCGCGGCGGGCTTGAGCCGTGTGACTTTGAAACCGCTCAGTTGCAAACCTGGATCGGCGAAGTGCCCGGCGTGGACACCGTCAAGCTGCCGCTTGAACTGGCCGCCTACGACTGCCGCAACAACCGGTTGGCGCTGCTGGGCCTGCGTGCCGATGGCTTCGAGCAGGCCGCGCGCGCCGCCATGGCCCGCCACGGCGCGGAGCGGGTCGCACTGGTGCTGGGCACCAGCACCTCGGGCATTTTGTCGGCCGAGCTGGCTTACCGCGAACGCGACGCCAGCGGCGCGCTGCCGGAGTGGTTCGACTATGGTCGCACGCACAACACGGGCTCGCTCGTGGCCTTCGTGCGCGATCTGATGGGGCTGCGCGGGCCGGCGTTTGCCATCTCCACCGCTTGCTCGTCGTCGGCCAAGGCGTTTGCTGCCGCCGACCGGCTGATCGCCGCCGGTCTGGCCGACGCCGCCATCGTCGGCGGCGTCGATTCACTGTGCCTGACCACGCTGTACGGTTTCGCCTCGCTTGAGCTGACCTCGTCCGAACCGTGCCGGCCGGGTGATGTGGCGCGCCAGGGTGTATCGATCGGCGAAGCAGCGGTGTTTGCGCTGCTGGAGCGCTCCGATCAATCCGACGCGGCCGTCGTGCTGAACGGCTGGGGCGAAGCCAGCGACGCGCACCACATGTCGGCTCCGCACCCCGAGGGGCGCGGCTCGCGCGCCGCCATGCAGGGCGCGCTGGCGCGGGCTGGCCTGGCGCCGGCCGATATTGATTACATCAATCTGCACGGCACCGCCACACCCGCCAACGACGTGGCCGAAGGGCTGGCGGTGGCTTCGGTGTTTGGCACAAGTTTTGGGAGCGGACTGCCGTGCAGCTCCACCAAGGGCATGACGGGTCACACGCTCGGCGCCGCCGGCGCGCTGGAGGCGGTGGTGAGCGCGCTGGCGCTCGAGCATGGGCTGGTGCCCGCCAGCGTGGGCACGCGCGTGCCCGACCCAGCCATTCCCGTGGCGTTGGCGCTGCAGCCGAGCGCGGCCAAGCTGCGCCATGTGTTGTCCAACTCGTTCGGCTTTGGCGGCAGCAACGCGAGCTTGGTCCTGTCGCGGAGGGCCGCATGA
- a CDS encoding methyltransferase domain-containing protein: MTLRVEPSAEQGLVASRAEVLAPSTASTARPDQRALQHALVDAASARYRAGGRFAWHFARGKLGMDPLFIDLLRLGVLPDQGRFLDLGCGQAVLAAWLLAAEEHHVAGHWPAGWAPPPRVQSLQALELMPRDVARAQRAFANEPRVRVEQGDICHAAFEPVDVITIFDVLHYFPFEAQDGVLRRMRAALGHGGLLVARVGDAAAGWRFELSRRVDQAVTLVRGHGLSPMYCRPAADWADALRTLGFQVQVVRTQGGPPFANTMLIARAPAAPEIR; the protein is encoded by the coding sequence GTGACGCTGCGCGTTGAACCGAGCGCCGAGCAAGGCTTGGTGGCGTCGCGTGCCGAGGTGCTGGCTCCGTCGACGGCCAGCACGGCGCGCCCCGACCAGCGCGCCCTGCAGCATGCGCTGGTTGATGCGGCCAGTGCGCGCTACCGCGCCGGCGGGCGATTTGCCTGGCATTTCGCGCGCGGCAAGCTGGGCATGGATCCGCTGTTCATCGACCTGCTGCGCCTGGGCGTGCTGCCGGATCAGGGGCGTTTTCTCGACCTGGGCTGCGGCCAGGCCGTTCTGGCAGCGTGGCTGCTGGCGGCGGAAGAACATCACGTCGCCGGCCACTGGCCCGCCGGCTGGGCGCCACCGCCTCGCGTGCAGAGCCTGCAAGCGCTTGAATTGATGCCGCGCGACGTGGCACGCGCCCAGCGCGCCTTTGCCAACGAGCCGCGTGTGCGGGTGGAGCAGGGCGACATTTGCCACGCGGCGTTCGAACCAGTGGACGTCATCACCATCTTCGACGTGCTGCACTATTTCCCTTTCGAAGCGCAAGACGGCGTGCTGCGCCGCATGCGCGCGGCGCTTGGGCACGGCGGCCTCTTGGTGGCACGTGTGGGCGACGCCGCCGCCGGTTGGCGCTTTGAGTTGAGCCGGCGTGTGGATCAGGCCGTCACCCTGGTGCGCGGCCACGGCCTGTCGCCCATGTACTGCCGCCCGGCCGCCGATTGGGCCGATGCGCTGCGCACGCTGGGGTTCCAGGTGCAGGTGGTGCGCACGCAGGGCGGGCCGCCGTTTGCCAACACCATGCTGATCGCCCGCGCGCCGGCGGCGCCCGAGATCCGCTGA
- a CDS encoding polysaccharide deacetylase family protein: MPVPSWTSARWRPSPFLQLSAVVHLVAAAGVLLAPAQWPWWLGALAVNHGLITAAGLLPRCHWLGPNLTRLPPSAAARGEVALTFDDGPDPAVTPRVLDLLDQAGMRATFFCIGERVLAHPALAREIVRRGHHIENHTQHHPHGFSLYGPRRMAREVEQAQCTLAQASGRAPRYVRAVAGLRNLFLQPILARHGLKLVAWTRRGYDTRDADPARVLARLSHQMAAGDILLLHDGHAGRTAEGQPLVLAVLPSLLTTLRGRGLRSVTLDAACAPAAAPALQGVPA, from the coding sequence ATGCCTGTGCCCTCATGGACCTCCGCCCGCTGGCGGCCCAGCCCCTTTCTGCAGCTTTCGGCGGTCGTCCATCTGGTGGCCGCCGCTGGCGTGCTGCTGGCGCCCGCCCAATGGCCATGGTGGTTGGGCGCGCTGGCCGTCAACCATGGCCTGATCACCGCCGCCGGCCTGCTGCCGCGCTGCCATTGGTTGGGGCCGAATCTGACGCGCCTGCCGCCGTCGGCCGCCGCGCGCGGCGAAGTGGCGCTGACTTTTGACGACGGCCCCGATCCTGCCGTCACGCCGCGTGTGCTGGATTTGCTGGATCAGGCCGGCATGCGCGCCACGTTCTTCTGCATTGGCGAGCGCGTCCTGGCCCACCCGGCGCTGGCGCGCGAGATCGTGCGGCGCGGCCACCACATCGAAAACCACACCCAGCATCACCCGCACGGTTTTTCGCTCTACGGCCCGCGCCGCATGGCGCGCGAGGTCGAGCAAGCCCAGTGCACGCTGGCGCAGGCCAGCGGCCGCGCGCCGCGCTACGTGCGGGCCGTGGCCGGCCTGCGCAACCTGTTTCTGCAACCCATTCTGGCGCGCCATGGGCTGAAGCTGGTGGCCTGGACGCGCCGGGGCTACGACACGCGCGATGCCGATCCGGCGCGTGTGCTGGCGCGCCTGTCGCACCAGATGGCGGCGGGTGACATCTTGCTGCTGCACGACGGACACGCCGGCCGCACGGCGGAGGGTCAACCACTGGTGCTGGCGGTCTTGCCATCGCTGCTGACCACGCTGCGCGGGCGCGGCCTGCGCTCGGTCACGCTGGATGCGGCCTGCGCGCCAGCCGCCGCTCCGGCATTGCAAGGGGTGCCCGCGTGA
- a CDS encoding ABC transporter ATP-binding protein → MTVPLLQVTDLSVAFGPKTVADGVGFSIAPGEKLALVGESGSGKTVTALALLGLLHGARVAGQALFNDGQRTRDLLALPERELRGLRGGDIAMIFQEPMTALNPLMPVGEQIAEVLRLKRALSPAQSAQEAIELLAKTGIPEPARRAGAYPHQLSGGQRQRAMIAMALACQPKLLLADEPTTALDVSLRGQILDLLGGLQRENGMAILLITHDLNLVRRFAGRVAVMQHGQLVEQGATAQIFAAPQHPYTQKLMASKPERDLVEAPPAPGETPALAAQALRVVYPTPLAGIRGWFKKGEFVALQGADFAIAPGRTLGVIGESGSGKSTLAQAALGLLPRPLVSGQVQVAGQRWQLKAAADKPLRRVAQVVFQDPFSSLSPRMTVEEVVGEGLRVHAPELAAPQRAARVRAALTEVGLEEKQFPNLLARYPHEFSGGQRQRIALARALIIQPQLLVLDEPTSALDVTIQKQVLALLQRFQKERSLSYLLITHDVDVVRAMAHDVIVLKDGAVVESGSAAQVLGTPQHPYTQKLLAAA, encoded by the coding sequence ATGACCGTGCCCCTGCTGCAGGTCACGGACTTGAGCGTCGCTTTTGGCCCCAAGACGGTGGCCGATGGCGTGGGTTTTTCCATCGCCCCGGGTGAGAAGCTGGCGCTGGTGGGCGAATCCGGCTCTGGCAAAACCGTGACCGCGCTGGCGTTGCTGGGCCTGCTGCACGGCGCGCGCGTGGCGGGTCAGGCGCTGTTCAACGACGGCCAGCGCACGCGCGATTTGCTGGCTTTGCCCGAGCGCGAATTGCGCGGCCTGCGCGGCGGCGACATCGCCATGATTTTTCAGGAGCCGATGACGGCACTGAACCCGCTGATGCCGGTGGGCGAGCAGATCGCCGAGGTTTTGAGGTTGAAACGGGCGCTTTCACCCGCCCAGTCAGCGCAAGAAGCTATCGAATTGTTAGCAAAAACCGGCATTCCCGAGCCGGCGCGCCGCGCCGGCGCCTATCCGCACCAGCTGTCCGGCGGCCAGCGCCAGCGCGCCATGATCGCCATGGCACTGGCCTGCCAGCCCAAGCTGCTGCTGGCGGATGAGCCGACCACCGCGCTCGACGTCAGCCTGCGCGGGCAAATCCTCGACCTGCTCGGCGGCTTGCAGCGCGAAAACGGCATGGCGATTCTGCTGATCACGCACGATTTGAACCTGGTGCGCCGCTTTGCCGGCCGCGTGGCCGTGATGCAGCACGGCCAGCTGGTGGAGCAGGGCGCCACCGCGCAAATTTTTGCCGCGCCGCAGCACCCGTACACCCAAAAGCTGATGGCGAGCAAGCCCGAGCGCGATTTGGTCGAGGCGCCGCCCGCGCCGGGCGAAACCCCGGCGCTGGCCGCGCAGGCTTTGCGCGTGGTCTATCCCACGCCGCTGGCTGGCATCCGCGGCTGGTTCAAGAAGGGCGAATTCGTGGCCCTGCAAGGGGCAGATTTCGCCATCGCGCCCGGCCGCACGCTGGGCGTGATCGGCGAGTCGGGCTCGGGCAAATCGACGCTGGCGCAGGCCGCGCTGGGGCTGTTGCCGCGTCCCTTGGTCAGCGGGCAGGTGCAGGTGGCTGGCCAGCGCTGGCAACTCAAGGCCGCCGCCGACAAGCCGCTGCGCCGCGTGGCGCAGGTGGTGTTTCAAGACCCGTTCTCGTCCTTGTCGCCGCGCATGACGGTCGAAGAAGTGGTGGGCGAGGGCCTGCGGGTGCATGCGCCGGAACTCGCCGCACCGCAGCGCGCCGCCCGGGTGCGCGCGGCGCTGACCGAGGTGGGCCTGGAGGAAAAGCAGTTCCCCAACCTGCTGGCGCGCTATCCGCACGAATTTTCTGGCGGCCAGCGTCAGCGCATCGCCCTGGCCCGCGCCCTCATCATCCAGCCGCAGCTGCTGGTGCTGGACGAACCCACCAGCGCGCTCGATGTCACGATCCAGAAGCAGGTGCTGGCGCTGTTGCAGCGCTTTCAGAAAGAGCGCAGCTTGAGCTACCTGCTGATCACGCACGATGTGGACGTGGTGCGCGCCATGGCACACGACGTGATCGTGCTGAAGGACGGCGCGGTGGTCGAGTCGGGCAGCGCGGCCCAGGTGCTCGGCACACCGCAACACCCCTACACCCAAAAGCTGCTGGCGGCGGCTTAG
- a CDS encoding ABC transporter permease → MTSAVPSASLSPSRRAWLRFKRNRLGFWSLVVFVTLVMLSLGAEVISNDKPLLVRYDGQLYFPLVKTYSEKTFGGDFETETDYLDPFIRDRFSKDGNWAIYPLNPYGSKTINYFAKSPNPAGPTRDNWLGTDDRGRDLLAQLIYGFRVSVLFALALTVVGTLLGVAAGAVQGFFGGKTDLAFQRFIEIWGSMPELYLLIIFSAILSPSLGLLLVLLSLFGWMGLSDYVRAEFLRNRQLDYVKAARALGVPNRQIIWRHILPNSLTPVVTFLPFRMSAAVLALTSLDFLGLGVPPGTPSLGELLSQGKNNIDAWWISLSTFGVLVLTLLLLTFMGDALRDALDPRKVDA, encoded by the coding sequence ATGACCAGCGCTGTGCCGTCCGCCAGCCTGTCCCCCAGCCGCCGCGCCTGGCTGCGCTTCAAGCGCAACCGCCTGGGCTTCTGGAGCCTGGTGGTGTTTGTTACGCTGGTGATGCTCAGCCTGGGCGCCGAAGTCATTTCCAACGACAAACCGCTGCTGGTGCGCTACGACGGTCAGCTCTACTTTCCTCTGGTCAAGACTTATTCCGAGAAGACTTTCGGCGGCGATTTCGAGACCGAAACGGACTATCTCGACCCCTTCATCCGCGATCGGTTCTCAAAAGATGGCAACTGGGCCATTTATCCGCTCAACCCGTATGGCAGCAAGACCATCAACTACTTCGCCAAGTCGCCCAACCCGGCCGGGCCGACCCGCGACAACTGGCTTGGCACCGACGACCGCGGGCGCGATCTGCTGGCGCAGCTGATCTACGGCTTTCGCGTGAGCGTGCTGTTTGCGCTGGCGTTGACGGTCGTCGGCACGCTGCTGGGCGTGGCGGCGGGCGCGGTGCAGGGGTTTTTTGGCGGCAAGACGGATCTGGCCTTTCAGCGTTTCATCGAAATCTGGGGCTCCATGCCCGAGCTGTATCTGCTGATCATCTTCAGCGCCATTCTTTCACCCAGCCTGGGTTTGTTGCTGGTGCTGCTCAGCCTGTTCGGCTGGATGGGCTTGTCGGACTACGTGCGCGCCGAATTCCTGCGCAACCGCCAGCTCGATTACGTGAAGGCCGCGCGCGCGCTGGGCGTGCCCAACCGGCAGATCATCTGGCGCCACATCCTGCCCAACAGCCTGACGCCGGTCGTCACGTTTCTGCCGTTTCGCATGAGCGCGGCGGTGCTGGCGCTGACCTCGCTCGACTTCCTGGGCCTGGGCGTGCCGCCGGGCACGCCCTCGCTGGGAGAGCTGCTCAGCCAGGGCAAGAACAACATCGACGCCTGGTGGATATCGCTGTCCACCTTCGGCGTGCTGGTGCTGACGCTGCTGCTGCTCACCTTCATGGGCGACGCGCTGCGCGATGCGCTCGATCCACGCAAGGTGGACGCATGA
- a CDS encoding type II toxin-antitoxin system VapC family toxin, whose amino-acid sequence MPLVDTNIVSELMRPAPHPGVLAWLRSLRDSGVPLAVSAITVDEIIFGLTRKPKPMSVQVFEQLLAHSVVLNVTESIARRAGEMRALLAGQGKTRSQADMLIAATAQVHALTLVTRNERDFESCAIAVRNPFVD is encoded by the coding sequence ATGCCATTGGTCGATACCAACATCGTCAGCGAGTTGATGCGCCCAGCGCCGCACCCCGGCGTGCTTGCGTGGCTCCGCTCCCTGCGGGACTCCGGCGTTCCATTGGCCGTCTCAGCCATCACGGTCGATGAAATCATTTTCGGCCTGACACGCAAACCCAAGCCGATGTCGGTTCAGGTGTTTGAGCAATTGCTTGCTCACAGTGTGGTGCTGAATGTCACCGAAAGCATCGCTCGCCGTGCAGGGGAAATGCGTGCGCTTTTGGCGGGTCAGGGCAAAACCCGCTCGCAGGCCGACATGCTCATCGCCGCCACCGCCCAGGTGCATGCGCTGACACTGGTCACGCGCAATGAGCGCGACTTTGAAAGCTGCGCGATAGCGGTACGCAACCCCTTTGTTGACTGA
- a CDS encoding type II toxin-antitoxin system Phd/YefM family antitoxin yields the protein MIWNIGSAKQQFSEVVRLTAEEPQAIYNRDKPVAVVISVEDFEGFKQWKEAQKKPDIVAMFDELRATLVAEGAEDGIELPPRTTRYNPMVDDPHFWDEPAKK from the coding sequence ATGATCTGGAACATCGGCAGCGCCAAACAGCAGTTCTCTGAAGTGGTGCGCCTGACGGCTGAAGAGCCGCAGGCGATTTACAACCGCGACAAACCCGTGGCGGTTGTCATTTCGGTGGAGGACTTTGAGGGGTTCAAGCAGTGGAAAGAGGCGCAAAAGAAGCCTGACATCGTCGCGATGTTTGACGAACTGCGCGCCACGCTGGTGGCTGAAGGGGCCGAAGATGGCATTGAGCTGCCCCCGCGAACCACGCGCTACAACCCCATGGTGGACGACCCGCACTTCTGGGACGAGCCGGCGAAAAAATAG